From Anoplopoma fimbria isolate UVic2021 breed Golden Eagle Sablefish chromosome 11, Afim_UVic_2022, whole genome shotgun sequence, one genomic window encodes:
- the mrtfbb gene encoding myocardin-related transcription factor B isoform X3 gives MHILQETQAEASLQATQMKLKRARLTDDLNEKIAQRPGPMELVEKNILPVDSGVEEDISGGEADRSKPIDIFHFDEDSSDALSPHRPASQKSPSSTSQRESERTEATSTSSYLNCPIKHSPPPNSQSTSDVVSVVSASEQQSKQQTSTPQQITTVVPSITPGPLLVKQSLPKLPSDKSRSKKSKEPKPRMKKLKYHQYIPPDQKQELNEVLMDSAYARLLEQQQQFLQLQILNQQQQQYSYQAALPASLKPTTEVQTSCSSVFLSGNATSTAVQPRHTRTNRKPDHLPANLDEMKVAELKMELKLRSLPVSGTKTDLIERLKLYQENSNIQIAAVMETLAVTAAAQSENKKLTPPVSPVASKVSSLGIEDSSVADSPTKLPEAPTHTAPCVNSSQRAPRETKSYEKDSEKDKRLHDKERQIEELMKKLEQEQRLVEELKMQLEVEKRSQQADSPAQLIHLAPIQVKEENRTFSNCSVSCSSPGLTVLVKQEEVAPLNQCFISDQTFKQPKTLQPVKAGAQILRPASRPASAVTIQLPASSTKLHTTVSSTVPGLIQTSGEVPQKIEASAALQQQCSTQTEPLTKTQRVSPTAQLNTFPASGCPVGASSSQPGPKDPTIKSPSTRQRTMIMPKFTNHVAKCKDPPRYEDAVKQTRRMLTAAQGPTAASQQMDDLFDVLIESGEISPFIRQDPPSLDKPLPVTASVTTLPINTVLSRPPPVVKVAQLPATQLNTSPSLAALTSNTQLETLLGAHTEPQTLKPIEELHSPGVTMEGYLNENTSPSILNLHSTNIDHMDWLDLTLSVPAEGVNSLDMTAPVGVFSTDFLDSHELHLNWD, from the exons ATGCACATTCTACAAG AGACGCAGGCTGAAGCCTCCCTGCAGGCCACACAGATGAAGCTGAAAAGGGCCAGACTGACTGATGACCTCAATGAGAAGATCGCCCAGCGGCCTGGACCCATGGAGCTGGTGGAGAAGAACATCCTGCCTGTGGACTCTGGGGTCGAAGAAGACATCAGTG GTGGTGAGGCAGACCGTTCTAAGCCAATAGACATTTTCCACTTTGATGAGGACAGCAGTGATGCCTTATCACCACATCGGCCTGCCAGCCAAAAATCTCCCAGCTCCACCTCTCAAAGGGAGTCTGAAAGGACTGAGGCCACTTCTACTTCCTCTTACTTAAACTGTCCCATAAAG CATTCCCCACCACCAAACTCACAGTCCACATCAGATGTAGTCAGCGTTGTTTCCGCCAGTGAGcaacaaagcaaacaacaaaCGTCTACACCTCAGCAAATCACCACTGTTGTCCCCAGTATCACACCCGGACCACTTCTTGTGAAG CAAAGCCTGCCCAAGCTACCCAGCGATAAAAGCCGCAGCAAAAAGAGCAAAGAGCCCAAACCACGgatgaaaaagttaaagtacCATCAGTACATCCCCCCTGACCAGAAGCAGGAGCTCAATGAAGTGCTGATGGACTCAGCTTATGCCCGTctcctggagcagcagcagcaattcCTGCAGCTTCAGATCttgaaccagcagcagcagcagtacagcTACCAGGCTGCCCTGCCTGCCTCACTCAA ACCAACAACTGAGGTACAAACCAGCTGTTCCAGTGTTTTTCTGAGTGGAAACGCTACGTCTACCGCTGTGCAGCCCCGGCACACTCGGACAAACCGCAAGCCAGATCATTTACCAGCTAATCTGGATGAGATGAAG GTTGCTGAGCTGAAAATGGAACTAAAACTCAGATCTTTGCCTGTTTCTGGGACTAAAACAGATCTGATAGAGAGGCTAAAGTTGTACCAGGAGAACTCTAACATTCAGATTGCTGCTGTCATGGAGACATTAGCCGTCACAGCAGCCGCACagtctgaaaacaaaaagttaacCCCGCCTGTGTCCCCTGTAGCCTCCAAGGTGTCCAGTCTGGGCATAGAGGACAGTAGTGTGGCAGACAGCCCCACCAAGCTCCCAGAAGCTCCAACTCACACTGCTCCCTGTGTGAACTCCTCACAGAGAGCTCCACGGGAGACAAAGTCCTATGAGAAGGACTCTGAGAAGGACAAACGTCTCCACGATAAGGAGCGTCAGATTGAGGAGCTGATGaagaagctggagcaggagcaGAGGCTGGTGGAGGAACTGAAGATGCagctggaggtggagaagaGGAGTCAGCAAGCAGATTCTCCAGCTCAGCTCATACATCTCGCTCCCATCCAGGTCAAAGAGGAAAACAGGACCTTTTCAAACTGCTCAGTGTCTTGCAGTTCTCCTGGTCTGACTGTGTTGGTCAAACAAGAGGAGGTGGCTCCTCTAAATCAGTGTTTCATCAGCGACCAGACTTTCAAGCAGCCTAAAACCTTGCAGCCAGTCAAGGCTGGAGCTCAGATCCTCCGACCTGCATCCCGTCCGGCCTCAGCAGTGACTATCCAGCTCCCTGCCAGCAGCACTAAATTACACACTACTGTTAGCAGCACAGTCCCAGGCCTCATCCAGACCTCTGGAGAGGTGCCACAGAAAATAGAGGCCTCAGCAGCATTACAACAGCAATGCAGCACTCAGACTGAGCCACTGACTAAG acacagagagtgagTCCCACTGCACAACTCAACACATTCCCAGCGAGTGGCTGTCCTGTGGGAGCCTCCTCTAGCCAACCTGGTCCTAAAGATCCTACAATAAAG TCTCCCTCTACCAGGCAGCGAACTATGATCATGCCAAAATTCACAAACCATGTGGCAAAGTGTAAAGACCCTCCACGCTATGAGGATGCAGTTAAACAGACACGCAGAATGCTAACAGCTGCTCAg ggTCCCACTGCTGCTAGCCAGCAGATGGATGATTTGTTTGATGTGTTAATCGAGAGTGGTG AGATCTCACCCTTCATCAGACAGGATCCTCCCAGTCTGGACAAGCCTCTCCCTGTGACAGCAAGTGTAACCACCCTTCCCATCAACACGGTTTTATCCCGCCCTCCACCCGTGGTCAAAGTGGCCCAGCTGCCTGCAACACAGCTCAACACCTCGCCCAGCTTGGCTGCCCTAACCTCTAACACCCAGCTGGAAACCCTCCTGGGTGCTCACACCGAGCCACAAACACTGAAGCCAATAGAGGAGCTACACTCACCTGGGGTTACCATGGAGGGAtacttaaatgaaaacacatcacCCTCTATTTTGAACTTGCACAGCACCAACATAGACCATATGGATTGGCTGGACCTTACCCTGTCCGTGCCAGCAGAGGGGGTCAACTCTCTGGACATGACAGCGCCAGTGGGCGTCTTCTCGACCGACTTCCTGGACTCACATGAACTGCACTTGAACTGGGACTGA
- the mrtfbb gene encoding myocardin-related transcription factor B isoform X1, which produces MGLQTWPPSKPLPSMACLDVENPSICRGKFKSVLQLCLQQRRTREQLVEQGIMPPLKTPAAFHEQIRSLERARTGSFLKHKLCSRPQRSELVRMHILQETQAEASLQATQMKLKRARLTDDLNEKIAQRPGPMELVEKNILPVDSGVEEDISGGEADRSKPIDIFHFDEDSSDALSPHRPASQKSPSSTSQRESERTEATSTSSYLNCPIKHSPPPNSQSTSDVVSVVSASEQQSKQQTSTPQQITTVVPSITPGPLLVKQSLPKLPSDKSRSKKSKEPKPRMKKLKYHQYIPPDQKQELNEVLMDSAYARLLEQQQQFLQLQILNQQQQQYSYQAALPASLKPTTEVQTSCSSVFLSGNATSTAVQPRHTRTNRKPDHLPANLDEMKVAELKMELKLRSLPVSGTKTDLIERLKLYQENSNIQIAAVMETLAVTAAAQSENKKLTPPVSPVASKVSSLGIEDSSVADSPTKLPEAPTHTAPCVNSSQRAPRETKSYEKDSEKDKRLHDKERQIEELMKKLEQEQRLVEELKMQLEVEKRSQQADSPAQLIHLAPIQVKEENRTFSNCSVSCSSPGLTVLVKQEEVAPLNQCFISDQTFKQPKTLQPVKAGAQILRPASRPASAVTIQLPASSTKLHTTVSSTVPGLIQTSGEVPQKIEASAALQQQCSTQTEPLTKTQRVSPTAQLNTFPASGCPVGASSSQPGPKDPTIKSPSTRQRTMIMPKFTNHVAKCKDPPRYEDAVKQTRRMLTAAQGPTAASQQMDDLFDVLIESGEISPFIRQDPPSLDKPLPVTASVTTLPINTVLSRPPPVVKVAQLPATQLNTSPSLAALTSNTQLETLLGAHTEPQTLKPIEELHSPGVTMEGYLNENTSPSILNLHSTNIDHMDWLDLTLSVPAEGVNSLDMTAPVGVFSTDFLDSHELHLNWD; this is translated from the exons ATGGGACTCCAGACCTGGCCACCAAGCAAACCATTGCCCTCCATGGCCTGCCTTGATGTGGAGAACCCTTCCATCTGCAGGGGTAAATTTAAATCag TCCTCCAGCTCTGTTTGCAGCAGAGGAGAACTCGGGAGCAGCTTGTGGAGCAAGGCATCATGCCGC CTCTGAAAACACCTGCTGCCTTTCACGAGCAGATTCGCAGCCTGGAGAGAGCCAGG ACTGGAAGCTTCCTAAAGCACAAACTCTGCAGCAGACCTCAGCGCTCCGAGCTGGTCCGTATGCACATTCTACAAG AGACGCAGGCTGAAGCCTCCCTGCAGGCCACACAGATGAAGCTGAAAAGGGCCAGACTGACTGATGACCTCAATGAGAAGATCGCCCAGCGGCCTGGACCCATGGAGCTGGTGGAGAAGAACATCCTGCCTGTGGACTCTGGGGTCGAAGAAGACATCAGTG GTGGTGAGGCAGACCGTTCTAAGCCAATAGACATTTTCCACTTTGATGAGGACAGCAGTGATGCCTTATCACCACATCGGCCTGCCAGCCAAAAATCTCCCAGCTCCACCTCTCAAAGGGAGTCTGAAAGGACTGAGGCCACTTCTACTTCCTCTTACTTAAACTGTCCCATAAAG CATTCCCCACCACCAAACTCACAGTCCACATCAGATGTAGTCAGCGTTGTTTCCGCCAGTGAGcaacaaagcaaacaacaaaCGTCTACACCTCAGCAAATCACCACTGTTGTCCCCAGTATCACACCCGGACCACTTCTTGTGAAG CAAAGCCTGCCCAAGCTACCCAGCGATAAAAGCCGCAGCAAAAAGAGCAAAGAGCCCAAACCACGgatgaaaaagttaaagtacCATCAGTACATCCCCCCTGACCAGAAGCAGGAGCTCAATGAAGTGCTGATGGACTCAGCTTATGCCCGTctcctggagcagcagcagcaattcCTGCAGCTTCAGATCttgaaccagcagcagcagcagtacagcTACCAGGCTGCCCTGCCTGCCTCACTCAA ACCAACAACTGAGGTACAAACCAGCTGTTCCAGTGTTTTTCTGAGTGGAAACGCTACGTCTACCGCTGTGCAGCCCCGGCACACTCGGACAAACCGCAAGCCAGATCATTTACCAGCTAATCTGGATGAGATGAAG GTTGCTGAGCTGAAAATGGAACTAAAACTCAGATCTTTGCCTGTTTCTGGGACTAAAACAGATCTGATAGAGAGGCTAAAGTTGTACCAGGAGAACTCTAACATTCAGATTGCTGCTGTCATGGAGACATTAGCCGTCACAGCAGCCGCACagtctgaaaacaaaaagttaacCCCGCCTGTGTCCCCTGTAGCCTCCAAGGTGTCCAGTCTGGGCATAGAGGACAGTAGTGTGGCAGACAGCCCCACCAAGCTCCCAGAAGCTCCAACTCACACTGCTCCCTGTGTGAACTCCTCACAGAGAGCTCCACGGGAGACAAAGTCCTATGAGAAGGACTCTGAGAAGGACAAACGTCTCCACGATAAGGAGCGTCAGATTGAGGAGCTGATGaagaagctggagcaggagcaGAGGCTGGTGGAGGAACTGAAGATGCagctggaggtggagaagaGGAGTCAGCAAGCAGATTCTCCAGCTCAGCTCATACATCTCGCTCCCATCCAGGTCAAAGAGGAAAACAGGACCTTTTCAAACTGCTCAGTGTCTTGCAGTTCTCCTGGTCTGACTGTGTTGGTCAAACAAGAGGAGGTGGCTCCTCTAAATCAGTGTTTCATCAGCGACCAGACTTTCAAGCAGCCTAAAACCTTGCAGCCAGTCAAGGCTGGAGCTCAGATCCTCCGACCTGCATCCCGTCCGGCCTCAGCAGTGACTATCCAGCTCCCTGCCAGCAGCACTAAATTACACACTACTGTTAGCAGCACAGTCCCAGGCCTCATCCAGACCTCTGGAGAGGTGCCACAGAAAATAGAGGCCTCAGCAGCATTACAACAGCAATGCAGCACTCAGACTGAGCCACTGACTAAG acacagagagtgagTCCCACTGCACAACTCAACACATTCCCAGCGAGTGGCTGTCCTGTGGGAGCCTCCTCTAGCCAACCTGGTCCTAAAGATCCTACAATAAAG TCTCCCTCTACCAGGCAGCGAACTATGATCATGCCAAAATTCACAAACCATGTGGCAAAGTGTAAAGACCCTCCACGCTATGAGGATGCAGTTAAACAGACACGCAGAATGCTAACAGCTGCTCAg ggTCCCACTGCTGCTAGCCAGCAGATGGATGATTTGTTTGATGTGTTAATCGAGAGTGGTG AGATCTCACCCTTCATCAGACAGGATCCTCCCAGTCTGGACAAGCCTCTCCCTGTGACAGCAAGTGTAACCACCCTTCCCATCAACACGGTTTTATCCCGCCCTCCACCCGTGGTCAAAGTGGCCCAGCTGCCTGCAACACAGCTCAACACCTCGCCCAGCTTGGCTGCCCTAACCTCTAACACCCAGCTGGAAACCCTCCTGGGTGCTCACACCGAGCCACAAACACTGAAGCCAATAGAGGAGCTACACTCACCTGGGGTTACCATGGAGGGAtacttaaatgaaaacacatcacCCTCTATTTTGAACTTGCACAGCACCAACATAGACCATATGGATTGGCTGGACCTTACCCTGTCCGTGCCAGCAGAGGGGGTCAACTCTCTGGACATGACAGCGCCAGTGGGCGTCTTCTCGACCGACTTCCTGGACTCACATGAACTGCACTTGAACTGGGACTGA
- the mrtfbb gene encoding myocardin-related transcription factor B isoform X2, with the protein MGLQTWPPSKPLPSMACLDVENPSICRVLQLCLQQRRTREQLVEQGIMPPLKTPAAFHEQIRSLERARTGSFLKHKLCSRPQRSELVRMHILQETQAEASLQATQMKLKRARLTDDLNEKIAQRPGPMELVEKNILPVDSGVEEDISGGEADRSKPIDIFHFDEDSSDALSPHRPASQKSPSSTSQRESERTEATSTSSYLNCPIKHSPPPNSQSTSDVVSVVSASEQQSKQQTSTPQQITTVVPSITPGPLLVKQSLPKLPSDKSRSKKSKEPKPRMKKLKYHQYIPPDQKQELNEVLMDSAYARLLEQQQQFLQLQILNQQQQQYSYQAALPASLKPTTEVQTSCSSVFLSGNATSTAVQPRHTRTNRKPDHLPANLDEMKVAELKMELKLRSLPVSGTKTDLIERLKLYQENSNIQIAAVMETLAVTAAAQSENKKLTPPVSPVASKVSSLGIEDSSVADSPTKLPEAPTHTAPCVNSSQRAPRETKSYEKDSEKDKRLHDKERQIEELMKKLEQEQRLVEELKMQLEVEKRSQQADSPAQLIHLAPIQVKEENRTFSNCSVSCSSPGLTVLVKQEEVAPLNQCFISDQTFKQPKTLQPVKAGAQILRPASRPASAVTIQLPASSTKLHTTVSSTVPGLIQTSGEVPQKIEASAALQQQCSTQTEPLTKTQRVSPTAQLNTFPASGCPVGASSSQPGPKDPTIKSPSTRQRTMIMPKFTNHVAKCKDPPRYEDAVKQTRRMLTAAQGPTAASQQMDDLFDVLIESGEISPFIRQDPPSLDKPLPVTASVTTLPINTVLSRPPPVVKVAQLPATQLNTSPSLAALTSNTQLETLLGAHTEPQTLKPIEELHSPGVTMEGYLNENTSPSILNLHSTNIDHMDWLDLTLSVPAEGVNSLDMTAPVGVFSTDFLDSHELHLNWD; encoded by the exons ATGGGACTCCAGACCTGGCCACCAAGCAAACCATTGCCCTCCATGGCCTGCCTTGATGTGGAGAACCCTTCCATCTGCAGGG TCCTCCAGCTCTGTTTGCAGCAGAGGAGAACTCGGGAGCAGCTTGTGGAGCAAGGCATCATGCCGC CTCTGAAAACACCTGCTGCCTTTCACGAGCAGATTCGCAGCCTGGAGAGAGCCAGG ACTGGAAGCTTCCTAAAGCACAAACTCTGCAGCAGACCTCAGCGCTCCGAGCTGGTCCGTATGCACATTCTACAAG AGACGCAGGCTGAAGCCTCCCTGCAGGCCACACAGATGAAGCTGAAAAGGGCCAGACTGACTGATGACCTCAATGAGAAGATCGCCCAGCGGCCTGGACCCATGGAGCTGGTGGAGAAGAACATCCTGCCTGTGGACTCTGGGGTCGAAGAAGACATCAGTG GTGGTGAGGCAGACCGTTCTAAGCCAATAGACATTTTCCACTTTGATGAGGACAGCAGTGATGCCTTATCACCACATCGGCCTGCCAGCCAAAAATCTCCCAGCTCCACCTCTCAAAGGGAGTCTGAAAGGACTGAGGCCACTTCTACTTCCTCTTACTTAAACTGTCCCATAAAG CATTCCCCACCACCAAACTCACAGTCCACATCAGATGTAGTCAGCGTTGTTTCCGCCAGTGAGcaacaaagcaaacaacaaaCGTCTACACCTCAGCAAATCACCACTGTTGTCCCCAGTATCACACCCGGACCACTTCTTGTGAAG CAAAGCCTGCCCAAGCTACCCAGCGATAAAAGCCGCAGCAAAAAGAGCAAAGAGCCCAAACCACGgatgaaaaagttaaagtacCATCAGTACATCCCCCCTGACCAGAAGCAGGAGCTCAATGAAGTGCTGATGGACTCAGCTTATGCCCGTctcctggagcagcagcagcaattcCTGCAGCTTCAGATCttgaaccagcagcagcagcagtacagcTACCAGGCTGCCCTGCCTGCCTCACTCAA ACCAACAACTGAGGTACAAACCAGCTGTTCCAGTGTTTTTCTGAGTGGAAACGCTACGTCTACCGCTGTGCAGCCCCGGCACACTCGGACAAACCGCAAGCCAGATCATTTACCAGCTAATCTGGATGAGATGAAG GTTGCTGAGCTGAAAATGGAACTAAAACTCAGATCTTTGCCTGTTTCTGGGACTAAAACAGATCTGATAGAGAGGCTAAAGTTGTACCAGGAGAACTCTAACATTCAGATTGCTGCTGTCATGGAGACATTAGCCGTCACAGCAGCCGCACagtctgaaaacaaaaagttaacCCCGCCTGTGTCCCCTGTAGCCTCCAAGGTGTCCAGTCTGGGCATAGAGGACAGTAGTGTGGCAGACAGCCCCACCAAGCTCCCAGAAGCTCCAACTCACACTGCTCCCTGTGTGAACTCCTCACAGAGAGCTCCACGGGAGACAAAGTCCTATGAGAAGGACTCTGAGAAGGACAAACGTCTCCACGATAAGGAGCGTCAGATTGAGGAGCTGATGaagaagctggagcaggagcaGAGGCTGGTGGAGGAACTGAAGATGCagctggaggtggagaagaGGAGTCAGCAAGCAGATTCTCCAGCTCAGCTCATACATCTCGCTCCCATCCAGGTCAAAGAGGAAAACAGGACCTTTTCAAACTGCTCAGTGTCTTGCAGTTCTCCTGGTCTGACTGTGTTGGTCAAACAAGAGGAGGTGGCTCCTCTAAATCAGTGTTTCATCAGCGACCAGACTTTCAAGCAGCCTAAAACCTTGCAGCCAGTCAAGGCTGGAGCTCAGATCCTCCGACCTGCATCCCGTCCGGCCTCAGCAGTGACTATCCAGCTCCCTGCCAGCAGCACTAAATTACACACTACTGTTAGCAGCACAGTCCCAGGCCTCATCCAGACCTCTGGAGAGGTGCCACAGAAAATAGAGGCCTCAGCAGCATTACAACAGCAATGCAGCACTCAGACTGAGCCACTGACTAAG acacagagagtgagTCCCACTGCACAACTCAACACATTCCCAGCGAGTGGCTGTCCTGTGGGAGCCTCCTCTAGCCAACCTGGTCCTAAAGATCCTACAATAAAG TCTCCCTCTACCAGGCAGCGAACTATGATCATGCCAAAATTCACAAACCATGTGGCAAAGTGTAAAGACCCTCCACGCTATGAGGATGCAGTTAAACAGACACGCAGAATGCTAACAGCTGCTCAg ggTCCCACTGCTGCTAGCCAGCAGATGGATGATTTGTTTGATGTGTTAATCGAGAGTGGTG AGATCTCACCCTTCATCAGACAGGATCCTCCCAGTCTGGACAAGCCTCTCCCTGTGACAGCAAGTGTAACCACCCTTCCCATCAACACGGTTTTATCCCGCCCTCCACCCGTGGTCAAAGTGGCCCAGCTGCCTGCAACACAGCTCAACACCTCGCCCAGCTTGGCTGCCCTAACCTCTAACACCCAGCTGGAAACCCTCCTGGGTGCTCACACCGAGCCACAAACACTGAAGCCAATAGAGGAGCTACACTCACCTGGGGTTACCATGGAGGGAtacttaaatgaaaacacatcacCCTCTATTTTGAACTTGCACAGCACCAACATAGACCATATGGATTGGCTGGACCTTACCCTGTCCGTGCCAGCAGAGGGGGTCAACTCTCTGGACATGACAGCGCCAGTGGGCGTCTTCTCGACCGACTTCCTGGACTCACATGAACTGCACTTGAACTGGGACTGA